Proteins encoded by one window of Camelus bactrianus isolate YW-2024 breed Bactrian camel chromosome 9, ASM4877302v1, whole genome shotgun sequence:
- the LOC105063671 gene encoding chymosin — MRCLVVLLAALALSQASGITRIPLHKGKTLRKALKERGLLEDFLQRQQYAVSSKYSSLGKVAREPLTSYLDSQYFGKIYIGTPPQEFTVVFDTGSSDLWVPSIYCKSNVCKNHHRFDPRKSSTFRNLGKPLSIHYGTGSMEGFLGYDTVTVSNIVDPNQTVGLSTEQPGEVFTYSEFDGILGLAYPSLASEYSVPVFDNMMDRHLVARDLFSVYMDRNGQGSMLTLGAIDPSYYTGSLHWVPVTVQQYWQFTVDSVTINGVAVACVGGCQAILDTGTSVLFGPSSDILKIQMAIGATENRYGEFDVNCGSLRSMPTVVFEINGRDYPLSPSAYTSKDQGFCTSGFQGDNNSELWILGDVFIREYYSVFDRANNRVGLAKAI, encoded by the exons ATGCGGTGCCTCGTGGTGCTACTTGCAGCCCTCGCTCTCTCCCAGGCCAGTGGGATCACCAG GATCCCTCTGCACAAAGGCAAGACTCTGAGAAAAGCGCTGAAGGAGCGTGGGCTCCTGGAGGACTTTCTGCAGAGACAACAGTATGCCGTCAGCAGCAAGTACTCCAGCTTGGGGAAGGTGGCCAGGGAACCCCTGACCAGCTACCTGGAT AGTCAGTACTTTGGGAAGATCTACATCGGGACCCCACCCCAGGAGTTCACCGTGGTGTTTGACACTGGCTCCTCTGACCTGTGGGTGCCCTCTATCTACTGCAAGAGCAATGTCTGCA AAAACCATCACCGCTTTGACCCGAGAAAGTCGTCCACCTTCCGGAACCTGGGCAAGCCCCTGTCCATCCATTACGGCACGGGCAGCATGGAGGGCTTTCTGGGCTACGACACCGTCACC GTCTCCAACATTGTGGACCCCAACCAGACTGTGGGCCTGAGCACCGAGCAACCTGGCGAGGTCTTCACCTACTCCGAGTTTGACGGGATCCTGGGGCTGGCCTACCCCTCGCTTGCCTCCGAGTACTCGGTGCCCGTGTTTGACAATATGATGGACAGACACCTGGTGGCCCGAGACCTGTTCTCGGTTTACATGGACAG GAACGGCCAGGGGAGCATGCTTACACTGGGGGCCATTGACCCCTCCTACTACACCGGCTCCCTGCACTGGGTGCCCGTGACCGTGCAGCAGTACTGGCAGTTCACCGTGGACAG TGTCACCATCAACGGGGTGGCGGTGGCCTGTGTTGGTGGCTGTCAGGCCATCCTGGACACGGGTACCTCCGTGCTGTTCGGGCCCAGCAGCGACATCCTCAAAATTCAGATGGCTATTGGAGCCACAGAGAACCGGTATGGTGAG TTTGACGTCAACTGTGGGAGCCTGAGGAGCATGCCCACCGTGGTCTTCGAGATCAATGGCAGAGACTACCCACTGTCCCCCTCCGCCTACACAAGCAAG GACCAGGGTTTCTGCACCAGTGGCTTTCAAGGTGACAACAATTCCGAGCTGTGGATCCTGGGGGATGTCTTCATCCGGGAGTATTACAGTGTCTTTGACAGGGCCAACAATCGCGTGGGGTTGGCCAAGGCCATCTGA